The following are encoded in a window of Alosa sapidissima isolate fAloSap1 chromosome 12, fAloSap1.pri, whole genome shotgun sequence genomic DNA:
- the LOC121678249 gene encoding uncharacterized protein LOC121678249 isoform X2 translates to MGIIHRARSAGVKLRSLDPLASFGIDRSRSAIEHCKSQPFNIKTGCGGREAAATFPVQSDGCLTDWQANSEPQDKMRAIPHRSSPLPSCSPCLPRCGAVRGLGAPVMAALYIAAVRWTDGRQNELGNGSPESKICTENTRHHQTSQQPSGVSQQRPKSQERMLLVSSDLWSQGREKPIELLLMIQEVQWEKGYCSSALTPEYVSRLCFFSFYKHPLWLHS, encoded by the exons ATGGGCATTATTCACAGAGCGAGGAGCGCAGGAGTCAAACTCCGGTCACTGGATCCTCTTGCATCATTTGGAATCGACAGGAGCAGGAGCGCCATAGAGCATTGCAAATCTCAGCCTTTCAACATCAAAACTGGATGTGGGGGCAGGGAGGCGGCAGCCACATTTCCAGTTCAATCAGACGGCTGCTTAACAGACTG GCAGGCTAACAGTGAGCCGCAGGACAAAATGAGAGCCATCCCTCACCGGTCCTCCCCTCTCCCGTCCTGTTCTCCTTGTCTCCCCCGCTGTGGAGCCGTGCGGGGCCTTGGTGCGCCTGTGATGGCTGCACTGTACATCGCAGCTGTCAGGTGGACTGATGGACGCCAGAATGAGCTGGGCAATGGCTCTCCAGAGTCTAAAATCTGCACTGAAAACACCAGACATCACCAGACTTCACAACAGCCCAGTGGGGTGTCACAACAGAGGCCAAAGAGCCAGGAGAGGATgctgttg GTGAGTTCTGACCTCTGGAGTCAAGGAAGGGAGAAGCCGATAGAACTCCTACTGATGATCCAAGAGGTCCAATGG gaAAAGGGCTACTGTTCCTCAGCATTGACCCCTGAGTATGTAAGCCGTCTGTGTTTCTTCAGCTTCTATAAACATCCTCTGTGGCTTCATTCATGA
- the LOC121678249 gene encoding uncharacterized protein LOC121678249 isoform X3: MVMHMSQSEERRSQTPVTGSSCIIWNRQEQERHRALQISAFQHQNWMWGQGGGSHISSSIRRLLNRLANSEPQDKMRAIPHRSSPLPSCSPCLPRCGAVRGLGAPVMAALYIAAVRWTDGRQNELGNGSPESKICTENTRHHQTSQQPSGVSQQRPKSQERMLLEKGYCSSALTPEYVSRLCFFSFYKHPLWLHS, translated from the exons AGCGAGGAGCGCAGGAGTCAAACTCCGGTCACTGGATCCTCTTGCATCATTTGGAATCGACAGGAGCAGGAGCGCCATAGAGCATTGCAAATCTCAGCCTTTCAACATCAAAACTGGATGTGGGGGCAGGGAGGCGGCAGCCACATTTCCAGTTCAATCAGACGGCTGCTTAACAGACTG GCTAACAGTGAGCCGCAGGACAAAATGAGAGCCATCCCTCACCGGTCCTCCCCTCTCCCGTCCTGTTCTCCTTGTCTCCCCCGCTGTGGAGCCGTGCGGGGCCTTGGTGCGCCTGTGATGGCTGCACTGTACATCGCAGCTGTCAGGTGGACTGATGGACGCCAGAATGAGCTGGGCAATGGCTCTCCAGAGTCTAAAATCTGCACTGAAAACACCAGACATCACCAGACTTCACAACAGCCCAGTGGGGTGTCACAACAGAGGCCAAAGAGCCAGGAGAGGATgctgttg gaAAAGGGCTACTGTTCCTCAGCATTGACCCCTGAGTATGTAAGCCGTCTGTGTTTCTTCAGCTTCTATAAACATCCTCTGTGGCTTCATTCATGA
- the LOC121678249 gene encoding uncharacterized protein LOC121678249 isoform X1 encodes MVMHMSQSEERRSQTPVTGSSCIIWNRQEQERHRALQISAFQHQNWMWGQGGGSHISSSIRRLLNRLANSEPQDKMRAIPHRSSPLPSCSPCLPRCGAVRGLGAPVMAALYIAAVRWTDGRQNELGNGSPESKICTENTRHHQTSQQPSGVSQQRPKSQERMLLVSSDLWSQGREKPIELLLMIQEVQWEKGYCSSALTPEYVSRLCFFSFYKHPLWLHS; translated from the exons AGCGAGGAGCGCAGGAGTCAAACTCCGGTCACTGGATCCTCTTGCATCATTTGGAATCGACAGGAGCAGGAGCGCCATAGAGCATTGCAAATCTCAGCCTTTCAACATCAAAACTGGATGTGGGGGCAGGGAGGCGGCAGCCACATTTCCAGTTCAATCAGACGGCTGCTTAACAGACTG GCTAACAGTGAGCCGCAGGACAAAATGAGAGCCATCCCTCACCGGTCCTCCCCTCTCCCGTCCTGTTCTCCTTGTCTCCCCCGCTGTGGAGCCGTGCGGGGCCTTGGTGCGCCTGTGATGGCTGCACTGTACATCGCAGCTGTCAGGTGGACTGATGGACGCCAGAATGAGCTGGGCAATGGCTCTCCAGAGTCTAAAATCTGCACTGAAAACACCAGACATCACCAGACTTCACAACAGCCCAGTGGGGTGTCACAACAGAGGCCAAAGAGCCAGGAGAGGATgctgttg GTGAGTTCTGACCTCTGGAGTCAAGGAAGGGAGAAGCCGATAGAACTCCTACTGATGATCCAAGAGGTCCAATGG gaAAAGGGCTACTGTTCCTCAGCATTGACCCCTGAGTATGTAAGCCGTCTGTGTTTCTTCAGCTTCTATAAACATCCTCTGTGGCTTCATTCATGA